The Skermanella rosea sequence CGGCCGCTCCGCGGCCAGGATCGATCGGATCGCCGCCTCGGCCTCGCGGTCGGCAATGGTGACCGGCGAACTGTCCGGCTTGTCGTCGACCGCGAACGGGGTTCGGAAATACCTGCGGATCACGGTGCCGGCGGCATCGGCGAGGCGGCACGCGAGATCCACCGTTCCGCCCGACGGGGTGACCGGTTGATCGGTGTTGTATGAAGCCGTCATGTCTCTGGTCATCCGGTCGGACGGGAGTGAAGCGTCAGATGGTCACTGCGGCAGCGGCGCCGGCTCGTCGGCCTGGGTGCGCAGCCAGGCGATCAGGTTCGCCCGGTCCTCGGGCTTCTTGATGCCCGCGAAGTTCATCTTGGTGCCGGGGGCATACTGCTTGGGATTCAGCAGGAAATGGTTCAGCGCCTCGTAGTCCCAGTTGCCGGGCATGTCCTTGATCGCGGAGCTGTAGGCGAAGCCTTCCATATGGCCGTGCGGTCCGCCGACGACTCCCCACAGGTTGGGGCCGACCTTGGCGGCGCCGCCCTTCTCGAAAGAGTGGCAGGAGGCACAGGCCCGCGCGGCGCGCTCGCCGGCAGCCGGGTCGGCGGAGGCCAGCAGCGGGGCGATCGGCTCCGGCTCGGCCGGGCCTTCCTCGGCGGGGGCCGACGTGGTGACCGCACTGGTGTCCACGACGTAGGCGTTCTGTTCCAGATGCTCAGGCTCGACCAGTACATCCGCGATGAAGCCGGACATCATCGCGATCAGGCCGCCCAACAGGACGGCGCCGGACAATTTGTTGAATTCCATGCTCGACATGCCGCGAGTCCCCAATTCCCTTGTAATCACCGCAAGATAGCGGCCGGGCCGGCTGCTGTCACGCGCAGCGGCTTGTTGTTTCCTTGTCCGCAACATAGGGTCCCGGGGCGCGGGGGTCAGCCGCTTTGAGGCTTGACCCTCGGGACGAAATGTCGCACGCACAGCTATAACCCAAATGTCGCAGATGGCCACCATGCCAACCAATCCTGCTCAGAACAATCCCGCCCAA is a genomic window containing:
- a CDS encoding c-type cytochrome, with amino-acid sequence MSSMEFNKLSGAVLLGGLIAMMSGFIADVLVEPEHLEQNAYVVDTSAVTTSAPAEEGPAEPEPIAPLLASADPAAGERAARACASCHSFEKGGAAKVGPNLWGVVGGPHGHMEGFAYSSAIKDMPGNWDYEALNHFLLNPKQYAPGTKMNFAGIKKPEDRANLIAWLRTQADEPAPLPQ